The following proteins come from a genomic window of Limnohabitans sp. 103DPR2:
- a CDS encoding AAA family ATPase, with product MTAKDTFKTIDELAQALEGVGYFAERRLITAVFLSLKLERPLLLEGEPGVGKTELAKALAKVLGRPLIRLQCYDGMEQREALYEWNHAAQLLHMRAAATHAGGSATPQDIEREVYQKRFLVKRPLLEALQTEVPGALLLIDEVDRTDEPFEAFLLEYLGEYQVSIPELGSIQAEVAPVTILTSNRTRDLNDAVKRRCLYHWMDYPDRERELAVVRSQVPQASAQLTEQVAEFVGRLRSQPFASAFQRAPGIAESVEWAKALVALDTLTLDPEVVQDTVGILFKQREDIAAITPLLDDLLAPAPTVL from the coding sequence ATGACCGCAAAAGACACTTTCAAAACCATCGACGAACTTGCCCAGGCCTTAGAAGGCGTGGGCTATTTCGCGGAACGGCGGCTCATCACCGCCGTTTTTTTGAGCCTCAAATTAGAGCGCCCTCTTTTGTTGGAGGGTGAACCTGGTGTGGGCAAAACCGAACTGGCCAAAGCCTTGGCCAAAGTTCTTGGCCGACCGCTGATCAGACTGCAATGCTACGACGGCATGGAACAACGCGAAGCTTTGTATGAATGGAATCATGCAGCGCAGTTGTTGCACATGCGCGCAGCGGCCACGCACGCTGGGGGATCAGCCACGCCCCAAGACATTGAGCGCGAGGTTTACCAAAAACGCTTCTTGGTCAAGCGCCCTTTGCTCGAAGCCTTGCAAACCGAAGTGCCTGGCGCCCTGCTGTTGATCGATGAAGTGGACCGCACCGACGAACCCTTCGAAGCGTTCTTGCTGGAGTATTTGGGTGAGTACCAGGTCAGCATTCCAGAACTGGGCTCCATCCAAGCCGAAGTGGCACCGGTCACCATCCTCACCAGCAACCGCACACGCGATTTGAACGATGCCGTGAAGCGACGCTGCTTGTATCACTGGATGGATTACCCCGATCGCGAGCGCGAGTTGGCCGTGGTGCGTTCACAAGTGCCTCAGGCCAGCGCGCAGTTGACTGAACAAGTCGCTGAGTTTGTAGGTCGCCTTCGCAGCCAGCCCTTTGCCAGTGCCTTTCAGCGCGCTCCCGGCATTGCCGAAAGCGTGGAGTGGGCCAAAGCCCTGGTCGCCTTGGACACCTTGACGCTCGACCCTGAAGTGGTTCAAGACACCGTCGGTATTTTGTTCAAGCAGCGCGAGGACATTGCAGCCATCACGCCTTTGCTTGACGATTTGTTGGCCCCTGCCCCTACCGTCCTTTAA
- a CDS encoding FAD binding domain-containing protein: MYAFKYERPTALADAQKAAQAGGQVLAGGQTMIAAMKQRLQQPETLIDLAAISGLAGVKKDGNNIVIGAMTRHQDVADNADVKQHIPGLAALANNIGDKQVRAMGTIGGSVANNDPAACYPSALLALGATVNTDKRAIKADDFFQGLYTTALEAGEIITSVSFPIPTKAAYAKFNQPASRFALVGVFVAQTAAGARVAITGAGNGVFRHAGLEAALSKSFTPEAVAGVAVDSTDLNADLHASKAYRAHLITVQTQRAVKQANG, from the coding sequence ATGTACGCATTCAAATACGAAAGACCCACAGCCTTGGCTGATGCGCAAAAAGCGGCGCAAGCAGGCGGTCAAGTTTTGGCCGGTGGTCAAACCATGATCGCTGCGATGAAGCAACGCCTGCAGCAACCCGAAACCTTGATTGACTTGGCTGCCATCAGCGGTTTGGCCGGCGTCAAAAAAGACGGCAACAACATCGTGATTGGCGCCATGACGCGTCACCAAGACGTGGCCGACAACGCAGACGTCAAGCAGCACATTCCTGGCTTGGCCGCATTGGCCAACAACATTGGCGACAAGCAAGTGCGCGCCATGGGTACCATTGGTGGCTCTGTGGCCAACAACGACCCAGCAGCCTGCTACCCCAGCGCTTTGCTGGCTTTGGGCGCCACAGTCAATACCGACAAGCGTGCCATCAAGGCTGACGACTTTTTCCAAGGCCTGTACACCACCGCTTTGGAAGCGGGCGAAATCATCACTTCCGTGAGTTTCCCCATTCCCACTAAAGCGGCGTACGCCAAATTCAACCAACCGGCCTCACGCTTTGCGTTGGTGGGCGTGTTTGTGGCCCAGACAGCGGCAGGTGCGCGCGTGGCCATTACTGGCGCAGGCAATGGCGTGTTCCGTCACGCAGGGCTTGAAGCAGCTTTAAGCAAAAGCTTCACACCCGAAGCAGTGGCTGGTGTCGCGGTAGACTCTACAGATCTCAATGCCGACCTGCACGCTTCAAAGGCCTATCGCGCTCACCTGATCACCGTGCAAACCCAAAGGGCGGTGAAACAGGCGAACGGATGA